TTCTGGGTGACCGGTTAAATAGACTTGCTGCTTATTTTTACTCGCGGCTAAATACACCCCTGCAACGTCAGATTCTGCTAATATTTCAATATCTTCAAGAGACTGATAATCAGATTTGTCAATGAAACCATAACGTGAGTGCGGCACACTAAATGTCTCATCGAAACCGCGGGTTAGTTGCTCATCTGGCTTTAAACAGTGGTGGCGATATACGCCAGATAGTTTTTGCTTTCGCAAATGTCGCTTTAAACCATAATGATGATAAAGCGCAGCATGGGCGGCCCCAACAAGAAAACATGGTTGAAGTAACATTTTGCTCTGCCCAGTCAAACACCTCACAAATTTTATCCCAAAAAGTAACTTGTTGATAATCTAATAACGCTAGCGGCGCACCTGTAATAAGTAAACCATCGTATTGTTTGTGTTTAATATCATCGAATAAACGGTAAAAATTATCTAAATGCGCTTGTGGCGTATTTTTAGATTCGTTTGCATGAATTCGAACGAACTCGACATTTATTTGCAGTGGTGTATTCGCCAGCATGCGCAAGATTTGCACTTCAGTTTCAATTTTATTTGGCATTAGGTTAAGAATCGCCACTTCCATAGGACGAATTTCTTGATCAGCTGCACGACGTTCAGACATAACGAAAATATTTTCTTTGTCTAAAATCGTTAAAGCAGGTAATTCATTGGGGATTTTTATGGGCATAGCACTAACCTAATGTCGGAAAATCGATATATCTGTGTTAATACCAAGTTGACTTATTCAGCCTCTACTTTTCATTTTAATCAATAAAGTGTGCAGGTAATGAATCAACTTAGTCTCAGTATAAAATAACGCTGATAAACAGCCTTTTTATTTACTATTTTTATCTCAGTGTAATGTGACTTGGATTTCTAGCTATGTCAACCTCTAAACGTATAGACGTCTAAAAATAGATATAACTTATTAATCTACTAGTTTCACGTTTGATCTAGTTAACTTGCTTAAAAGGATTTGAAAACAGCGTGAAGAGCAGAGGTAAGGTCACTAAAAGCGTAGACTTTCCGTACAAAACGAATATTTTATCGATCAGTTATACAAAAAAAAATGACCACAAAAGTGATGATTAGTCTTTAATTGGCATTAAAAATACGGGTACTTAAGTGTTTTAGCGCTGAGCAGGCGCTACAAATAAAATAGCATGTAGGAGCTTGGTACTAAGAAAAGTAGCAAGCCCCTACATTTATTATAGAAAATGTTTATTTTAGAAAAATTTATTGATGAAAAAGTTTGTTGAGAAAAACGTTAAGCGTTGCGTAGCCAACCATTTTCTACTGCCAAATCTATTTGTTCAGTAACATATGTCCATAGTTTAGGTGCTAAACCATCTAATAAATTATTACGCGCGATGACTTCAGATTTACTCACATTATGTTTCGCCCAGCTACCCCCATTATTTTTCATATTTTGTAATAAAGGTAAAACTCGGTCCATTGCTTTAGCAAATTTAGCATCGTTGGTTTCTGCTTCTTCAAACTCTAACCAAAGATTTAACGTTTCTTGATATTGTTGCTCAGGCAATAAACCAAAGATACGTTTTGCAGCGGCTAACTCTTTTGCTTCCTGCGCATCAAGCTCTGATTGTTTTGCAAATGCAAACGTGTCGCCTGCATCAATTTCAACGATGTCATGAATAAGTAGCATAATGGTAACTCGCGCTACATTTACCGGCTCTGATGCATAACCATTTAGTGTTTGCGCCATCAACGCTATGTGCCAACTATGCTCAGCACTATTCTCACGTCTGTTGTCATCTGATTTCACTGTCACTTGTCGGTACACAGCTTTAAGACGGTCTAACTCTAATATAAAATTTAATTGTTGCTCTAAATCTTGCATTATTACTCCTTATGAAAAGCTTTTACGGTGTTTATAACCACGTAAATGATATGGGGACGGTTAGGTCTAACAACAACCTTTTAACCTATTGAGTTTACTTTAAAATAGTTAAACATTCTTAGACTCCATCTGAAGTATAAAAAGTCGCTATATATTTATTTAATTATCTGCCTTGCGCTATTGAAAAATAAATTAATGTCCTAATATCTAGGTTATTCTCAGCAATTAAACTTTTCGGTATGTGGCGTTTTATAACAATATTTTTTATGTTATTTTTGCTAGCTCAAAATGCTAGTGCATTATCGATCTCAAAATACTCACAAGAGCCAACTCCACAGCATGTCAACACGGCTCAAAATGAACAACAGGTTAGTGTCGATTTAGACAGCCATCAGCCACAACATTTATTTAACTTACCTAGAATTAATACTTTTAGTCCTGCTACTTTTTCAATTGAGGCA
The Colwellia sp. Arc7-D genome window above contains:
- a CDS encoding HD domain-containing protein, coding for MQDLEQQLNFILELDRLKAVYRQVTVKSDDNRRENSAEHSWHIALMAQTLNGYASEPVNVARVTIMLLIHDIVEIDAGDTFAFAKQSELDAQEAKELAAAKRIFGLLPEQQYQETLNLWLEFEEAETNDAKFAKAMDRVLPLLQNMKNNGGSWAKHNVSKSEVIARNNLLDGLAPKLWTYVTEQIDLAVENGWLRNA